In Mycolicibacterium phocaicum, one DNA window encodes the following:
- a CDS encoding MMPL family transporter, producing MGHNSRFFAATSRFCAKWAWLVIGFWVAMAGILNAAIPQLEQTVAAHSAPFMPANIKAAQTLREMSDAFGVPRSSAVGSVVLVDENGISAADEALYRNIVTTLQRDKTNVAYVLDTYDNPQLRDIALSPDRKAINLVLAGTGDVGSTRAHQNTIAIRDQLQALPKPPGVGVYLTGPSPTLADLFSAMDFSLLIITVVSVLLITLVLLVVYRSLATAMIPLLTIGVALGVARPIVSWLGMTGVLTVSNFTIALMTAMLLGAATDYAIFILAGYHEARRSQVPVIDAIAQAGQRVSGILIASMLTIAAAATAMGFTELGMFKAAGPPIAIAIVVGLAVSMSLPYALLSILGRRGLAEPRPLNDRRWRRIGSTMIRRSGVLVTASLVLLLSAASVLTTFRVNFDENAMQLDDTESAIGYEKTYAHWGVNEAAPEYLIVSADHDMRNTDDLAALDRVAGRLSGMPEIAYVRSMTRPAGKQLPQTTIGYQAGIVADRLGDAKNQVNKAVPDIHRLDSGAAQLRDGAASAVTQIPQLVSGIRQVTGLAHQVLDGYQAAGAGLSTLTDGTVDVRSALADLSSSTGLLDAALQAIDGNAQVADAGRMVSSALGSALDPQPGPDCLMNPVCSRARADIADLDAISNGAVSRALLQAQRLSAVPQVTVEKVRAAEPAIRNALATLQKMVSNLPGGSPAQARTQLTELVRGADQLSVGMTRLAVGLDQVKGGVDQVVNMSGRLTDGLGQATDYLTTLSTHTGDGPASGFYLPPQGFSDPAFRAAQDLLFSPDGKTARMLVIWKINPYSAQALDASRALAPAATEAATGTSLQTARFASTGLASLSADMRDQVWHDFALYGIVAILGVLLVLIALLRSIVAPVFMVAVVTLSFAAAAGVSVLVWQHLIGVDVDWSVFPVSFMALIAVGADYSMLFAARIRDESADGMIRGIMRSFGSTGSVITTAGIVFALTMFALMTGRVINLLQIGFTIGVGLLIDITLVRTVLVPAAMAMIGNRIWWPSKPTAHS from the coding sequence GTGGGACACAACAGCAGGTTTTTCGCCGCTACCAGCCGTTTCTGCGCCAAATGGGCATGGTTGGTCATCGGCTTCTGGGTTGCGATGGCCGGCATCCTCAACGCAGCCATCCCGCAGCTCGAGCAGACGGTCGCCGCCCACTCCGCGCCGTTCATGCCCGCCAACATCAAGGCCGCGCAGACCCTTCGGGAGATGTCCGACGCCTTCGGCGTCCCCCGGTCGTCCGCCGTCGGCAGCGTGGTGCTGGTCGACGAGAACGGCATCAGCGCGGCCGACGAGGCCCTGTACCGGAACATCGTCACCACGTTGCAGCGCGACAAGACCAACGTCGCCTACGTCCTTGACACCTATGACAATCCGCAGTTGCGTGACATCGCCCTCAGCCCGGACCGCAAGGCGATCAACCTCGTCCTCGCCGGCACCGGCGACGTGGGATCCACTCGGGCGCACCAGAACACCATCGCGATCCGCGATCAGCTCCAGGCGCTGCCCAAACCTCCCGGCGTCGGCGTCTACCTCACCGGACCGTCGCCGACGTTGGCAGATCTGTTCAGCGCCATGGACTTTTCCCTGCTGATCATCACCGTGGTGTCGGTCCTGCTGATCACGCTCGTGTTGCTGGTCGTTTACCGGTCCCTGGCGACCGCGATGATTCCCCTGCTGACCATCGGCGTCGCTCTCGGTGTGGCGCGACCGATCGTGTCGTGGCTCGGCATGACGGGAGTCCTCACCGTCTCGAACTTCACCATCGCGCTGATGACCGCGATGCTGCTCGGCGCCGCCACCGACTACGCCATCTTCATCCTGGCCGGCTATCACGAAGCCCGGCGTAGCCAGGTGCCCGTCATCGACGCGATAGCGCAAGCCGGACAGCGGGTTTCGGGCATCCTGATCGCCTCGATGCTGACCATCGCGGCGGCCGCCACCGCCATGGGATTCACCGAGCTGGGCATGTTCAAGGCGGCCGGCCCGCCGATCGCCATCGCCATCGTCGTCGGCCTGGCAGTCTCGATGTCCCTGCCCTACGCGCTGCTGTCGATCCTCGGACGCCGCGGCCTGGCCGAACCCCGGCCCCTCAACGACCGCCGATGGCGCCGGATCGGGTCGACCATGATTCGCCGGTCGGGCGTGCTGGTGACCGCATCACTGGTGCTGTTGCTCAGTGCCGCATCGGTTCTCACCACCTTCCGGGTGAACTTCGACGAGAACGCCATGCAGCTCGACGACACCGAGAGCGCCATCGGTTACGAGAAGACCTATGCGCACTGGGGCGTCAACGAGGCGGCACCGGAATACCTGATCGTCTCGGCCGACCATGACATGCGGAACACCGACGACCTGGCCGCGCTCGACCGCGTCGCGGGTCGGCTCTCGGGGATGCCCGAGATCGCCTATGTCCGCTCGATGACCCGGCCGGCCGGAAAGCAGTTGCCGCAGACCACCATCGGCTATCAGGCCGGCATCGTGGCCGACCGGCTCGGCGATGCCAAGAACCAGGTCAACAAGGCGGTGCCCGACATTCACCGGCTGGACTCTGGCGCGGCCCAGCTGCGCGACGGCGCCGCCTCCGCGGTGACCCAGATTCCCCAATTGGTTTCGGGTATCCGGCAGGTGACCGGGCTGGCACATCAGGTGCTCGACGGGTACCAGGCTGCCGGCGCCGGATTGTCGACGCTCACCGACGGCACGGTGGACGTCCGTTCGGCACTGGCCGATCTCAGCTCCTCCACCGGATTGCTCGACGCGGCACTACAGGCCATCGACGGCAACGCACAGGTCGCCGATGCCGGCCGGATGGTGAGTTCGGCGCTCGGCTCTGCACTGGATCCGCAGCCCGGCCCCGACTGCCTGATGAACCCGGTCTGCAGCCGGGCCCGCGCGGACATCGCCGACCTCGACGCCATCTCCAACGGCGCGGTCAGCCGCGCGCTGCTGCAGGCCCAGCGACTCTCCGCCGTCCCGCAGGTGACCGTCGAGAAGGTGCGGGCCGCCGAGCCCGCAATCCGAAATGCGTTGGCCACCTTGCAGAAAATGGTGTCGAACCTGCCCGGCGGTTCGCCGGCCCAGGCCCGCACCCAGCTGACCGAACTCGTGCGCGGCGCGGACCAGCTCAGCGTCGGGATGACCCGACTCGCCGTCGGGCTCGACCAGGTCAAGGGCGGCGTGGACCAGGTCGTCAACATGTCAGGACGCCTCACCGACGGTCTCGGCCAGGCGACGGACTACCTGACGACCCTGAGCACGCACACCGGCGACGGCCCGGCATCGGGCTTCTACCTTCCGCCGCAAGGCTTTTCCGACCCGGCGTTCCGGGCCGCACAGGACCTGCTGTTCTCCCCAGACGGCAAGACGGCGCGCATGCTCGTCATCTGGAAGATCAACCCGTACAGCGCCCAGGCCCTTGATGCCTCCCGCGCGCTGGCGCCGGCGGCGACCGAGGCCGCAACCGGAACCTCTTTGCAGACAGCACGTTTCGCGAGCACCGGCTTGGCCTCACTGTCGGCAGACATGCGCGACCAGGTGTGGCACGACTTCGCCCTGTACGGCATCGTCGCGATCCTGGGTGTGCTGCTGGTGTTGATCGCGCTGCTGCGCAGCATCGTCGCGCCGGTGTTCATGGTCGCGGTCGTCACGCTGTCGTTCGCCGCAGCAGCCGGAGTCAGCGTCCTGGTCTGGCAGCACCTCATCGGGGTCGACGTGGACTGGTCAGTGTTCCCGGTGTCCTTCATGGCACTCATCGCGGTCGGAGCGGACTACAGCATGCTGTTCGCCGCCCGCATCCGCGACGAGTCGGCTGACGGCATGATCCGCGGCATCATGCGCAGCTTCGGCAGCACCGGCAGCGTCATCACCACCGCCGGAATCGTCTTCGCGCTCACCATGTTCGCGCTGATGACCGGGCGCGTGATCAACCTGCTGCAGATCGGCTTCACCATCGGCGTCGGCCTGCTCATCGACATCACGCTGGTCCGCACCGTGCTGGTTCCTGCCGCCATGGCCATGATCGGCAACCGCATCTGGTGGCCGAGTAAGCCGACCGCGCATTCGTAG
- a CDS encoding TetR/AcrR family transcriptional regulator has product MSARDRLVVTAIDLIRRQGVAATGLSQLLERSGAARRSLYLNFPGGKAELVADATVTAGNTLAEGIDQLIGERGPVGAVRAFIEMWIANLASGDFEVGCPIVAAALGRSEAPAAADAAGEVFLDWERRIAAGLETAGLSADDAARQATLTVAAVEGAIVMAQATKSDVPLRRVEAALVESVEQHLN; this is encoded by the coding sequence ATGAGTGCCCGGGATCGGCTCGTCGTCACAGCCATCGATCTGATTCGGCGCCAGGGCGTCGCAGCGACGGGGCTCAGCCAGTTACTCGAACGCAGTGGTGCCGCGCGCCGTTCGCTCTACCTGAATTTCCCGGGCGGCAAGGCGGAACTCGTCGCCGATGCGACCGTGACGGCCGGCAACACGCTGGCCGAGGGCATCGACCAACTGATCGGGGAACGAGGCCCGGTCGGGGCGGTCCGGGCCTTCATCGAGATGTGGATTGCGAACCTGGCCAGCGGTGACTTCGAGGTGGGCTGCCCGATCGTGGCTGCGGCACTCGGCCGCAGCGAGGCGCCGGCGGCCGCCGACGCCGCCGGTGAGGTCTTCCTGGACTGGGAGCGTCGAATCGCCGCCGGGCTCGAAACCGCGGGGTTGTCAGCCGATGACGCCGCTCGCCAGGCGACGCTGACGGTCGCCGCGGTGGAGGGTGCCATCGTCATGGCGCAGGCAACCAAGTCGGACGTGCCGCTACGCCGTGTCGAGGCGGCGCTTGTCGAGTCGGTGGAGCAGCACCTGAATTAG
- a CDS encoding HNH endonuclease signature motif containing protein, translated as MSESNGDPHAAAAAVDAITLATREENAAGARRLSAIGDLWALRAPDDDIEKRYWAIDGYAGLVVEVAAALGVSRKRAQAQVDRAVMLRTRLPKVAAVYAKGLIDAVLVAMIVARTDLIIDDNIAGQVDADLAAKIVAWGRLSKPKMEQRIDAIIAASDQAGVHPPKPPSQARYLDIRTCGPGAASICGTVDAATAAVLDAAIDNLAKSVCRNDPRSHDQRRAAAIDALARGGRLRCECGQDDCPAAAAAAAEPLGPTVGPRPVIHVIATPEALDGQAPGFLPGYGQIPAEQVARLAEGAIIRQVDLPPDAAEPRYRPSAKLAEFVRCRDLTCRFPGCDRPAQACDLDHTVPYPAGPTHPSDLKCLCRFHHLLKTFHGWTDHQYPDGTVVWVAPTGHTYITKPEGAQWYPQLATPTGTPTITEQPPRTPARGHCMPKRKHARAQERQQLINQVRTANEERIAEMSMATEEFDEPAPF; from the coding sequence ATGAGCGAATCAAATGGTGATCCCCACGCCGCGGCCGCGGCGGTCGACGCGATCACCCTGGCCACCCGCGAGGAGAACGCCGCCGGCGCCCGCCGACTCTCGGCGATCGGCGACCTGTGGGCGCTGCGGGCCCCCGACGACGACATCGAAAAACGATATTGGGCGATCGACGGCTATGCCGGCCTGGTGGTCGAGGTGGCCGCCGCACTCGGGGTGTCCCGCAAGCGGGCCCAAGCGCAGGTGGACCGGGCGGTGATGCTGCGCACCCGGCTACCCAAAGTCGCCGCCGTGTACGCGAAAGGGCTGATCGATGCGGTGCTGGTCGCGATGATCGTCGCCCGCACCGACCTGATCATCGACGACAACATCGCCGGGCAGGTCGACGCCGACCTCGCCGCCAAAATCGTGGCCTGGGGCCGGTTGTCGAAACCGAAAATGGAACAACGCATCGACGCCATCATCGCCGCGTCCGACCAAGCCGGCGTGCACCCGCCCAAACCCCCCTCACAAGCCCGCTACCTCGACATCCGCACCTGCGGCCCCGGCGCGGCGAGCATCTGCGGAACGGTCGACGCCGCAACCGCCGCGGTACTCGACGCCGCAATCGACAACCTCGCCAAGAGTGTGTGCCGCAACGATCCGCGCAGCCATGATCAACGCCGCGCCGCGGCCATCGACGCCCTCGCCCGCGGCGGCCGGTTGCGGTGCGAGTGCGGACAGGACGACTGCCCCGCCGCCGCCGCGGCCGCGGCCGAGCCGCTGGGCCCGACCGTCGGCCCCCGCCCGGTCATCCACGTCATCGCCACACCAGAGGCGCTCGACGGGCAGGCCCCGGGATTTCTGCCCGGCTACGGGCAGATCCCGGCCGAACAGGTCGCCCGCCTCGCCGAGGGGGCGATCATCCGCCAAGTGGACCTGCCACCGGATGCGGCCGAACCCCGCTACCGGCCCTCGGCCAAACTGGCCGAGTTCGTCCGCTGCCGGGACCTGACCTGCCGCTTCCCGGGCTGTGACCGGCCCGCGCAGGCCTGCGACCTCGACCACACCGTCCCCTACCCGGCCGGCCCGACGCACCCGTCGGACCTCAAATGCCTGTGCCGGTTCCACCACCTACTGAAAACATTCCACGGCTGGACCGACCACCAATACCCCGACGGCACCGTCGTGTGGGTCGCCCCCACCGGACACACCTACATCACCAAACCCGAAGGCGCCCAATGGTACCCACAACTGGCAACCCCCACCGGAACACCCACCATCACCGAACAACCGCCACGCACACCCGCCCGCGGCCACTGCATGCCCAAACGCAAACACGCCCGCGCCCAAGAACGCCAACAACTCATCAACCAAGTGCGCACAGCCAACGAAGAACGCATCGCCGAAATGTCCATGGCCACAGAGGAATTCGATGAGCCCGCACCCTTCTGA